The following coding sequences are from one Pseudonocardia sp. HH130630-07 window:
- a CDS encoding ATP-binding protein, with amino-acid sequence MPTLIQLNGLPGTGKSTLAEHHVQRFPPAVNLDPDVLRGLVGGWYDAPQRAGLLTRRMVLAAARVALTDGVDVVVPQFLARAEFLDSLAGLAGDCGARFVPVVLHEPLGTTVARLRARAAGPMTPAQRDAHRTLDPAVLPEWHRRLRELVDARPGTAVVTPVVGDVAATHQALLAVAA; translated from the coding sequence GTGCCGACGCTGATCCAGCTCAACGGCCTGCCGGGGACCGGCAAGTCCACGCTCGCCGAGCACCATGTGCAGCGCTTCCCGCCCGCGGTGAACCTCGATCCCGACGTCCTGCGCGGGCTCGTCGGCGGCTGGTACGACGCGCCGCAGCGGGCGGGGCTGCTGACCCGGCGAATGGTGCTCGCCGCCGCCAGGGTGGCGCTGACCGACGGTGTGGACGTCGTCGTCCCGCAGTTCCTGGCACGGGCGGAGTTCCTCGACTCCCTCGCCGGTCTCGCCGGGGACTGCGGGGCCCGGTTCGTCCCGGTCGTGCTGCACGAGCCGCTCGGGACGACCGTGGCCCGGCTCCGCGCCCGGGCCGCCGGTCCAATGACCCCGGCCCAGCGCGACGCACACCGCACCCTCGACCCCGCCGTCCTGCCGGAGTGGCACCGCCGGCTGCGGGAGCTGGTCGACGCCCGTCCCGGCACCGCCGTCGTGACCCCGGTGGTCGGCGACGTGGCGGCGACCCACCAGGCGCTGCTCGCCGTGGCCGCGTGA
- a CDS encoding ABC transporter permease, which translates to MAAPADPAARVRRTRGTVQIAVPAALIALIVLVAVFPAPFAGLFGAGDVTDCDLALSRQGPSPGHPFGLDVQGCDLWAQVVHGTRASVSVGVLVTLGCLLVAAVLGTLAAWYGGWVDSAIGRLIDVFLGFPQLVGLIVVLTVVPVRTVPVLAAVLVLFTWPHLTRVMRASALGVVGSGYVRAAEGIGAAGPRVLLRHVLPNAAGPVLAVAGLTMAAVITSESALTFLGVGLQAPSISWGVQLATAQTAFRSHPHLLVFPAAALTVTVLAFVLLGDALRTRLDPRSRS; encoded by the coding sequence ATGGCCGCACCAGCTGACCCGGCGGCGCGCGTCCGGCGGACGCGCGGGACCGTGCAGATCGCCGTGCCCGCGGCGCTCATCGCGCTGATCGTGCTGGTCGCGGTGTTCCCGGCCCCGTTCGCGGGCCTGTTCGGCGCCGGGGACGTGACCGACTGCGACCTGGCGCTGAGCCGGCAGGGGCCGTCGCCGGGGCACCCGTTCGGGCTCGACGTGCAGGGCTGTGACCTGTGGGCGCAGGTCGTCCACGGGACGCGGGCCTCGGTCTCGGTCGGCGTGCTGGTCACCCTGGGCTGCCTGCTGGTCGCCGCGGTGCTCGGGACGCTCGCCGCCTGGTACGGCGGCTGGGTCGACTCCGCGATCGGGCGGCTGATCGACGTCTTCCTCGGCTTCCCGCAGCTGGTGGGCCTGATCGTGGTGCTGACCGTCGTCCCGGTCCGGACGGTGCCGGTGCTGGCCGCGGTGCTGGTGCTGTTCACCTGGCCGCACCTGACCCGGGTGATGCGGGCCTCGGCGCTCGGCGTCGTCGGGAGCGGGTACGTGCGGGCCGCGGAGGGCATCGGGGCCGCCGGGCCCCGGGTGCTGCTGCGCCACGTGCTGCCGAACGCGGCCGGGCCGGTGCTCGCCGTGGCCGGCCTGACGATGGCCGCGGTGATCACGTCGGAGTCCGCGCTCACCTTCCTGGGGGTGGGGCTGCAGGCGCCGTCGATCTCCTGGGGGGTGCAGCTCGCCACCGCGCAGACCGCCTTCCGCAGCCACCCGCACCTGCTGGTCTTCCCGGCGGCCGCGCTGACCGTCACGGTGCTGGCCTTCGTCCTGCTCGGCGACGCCCTGCGCACCCGCCTGGACCCGCGGAGCCGGTCGTGA
- a CDS encoding ribonucleotide-diphosphate reductase subunit beta, with protein sequence MTTTETTESTDTTGLGEIERGAAPIDADDKRMINARADVNQLLPLKYTWAWEKYLAGCANHWMPTEVAMQADIALWRTPGGLTDDERLMLVRNLGFFATAESLVANNIVLAVYRHLTNPECRQYLLRQSFEEAVHTHTFQYVCESLGLDEGELFNAYRQVPSITDKDTWALRYTRALSDPDFVTGTTEADQAFLRDLVAFYVVFEGMWFYTGFAQILALGRRNKMVGVAEQYQYILRDESIHLNFGIDCINQIKIENPHLWTAEFVAEIRQMLHEACELEVAYARDTMPRGMLGLTAESCEQYLRFITDRRAEQIGLAPLFGEPENPFPWMSEAMDLRKEKNFFETRVTEYRTGGSLDWD encoded by the coding sequence GTGACGACCACCGAGACCACCGAGAGCACCGACACCACCGGCCTCGGCGAGATCGAGCGCGGTGCCGCTCCGATCGACGCCGACGACAAGCGCATGATCAACGCGCGCGCCGACGTCAACCAGCTCCTCCCGCTGAAGTACACCTGGGCCTGGGAGAAGTACCTCGCCGGCTGCGCCAACCACTGGATGCCGACCGAGGTCGCCATGCAGGCCGACATCGCGCTGTGGCGCACCCCGGGCGGCCTGACCGACGACGAGCGGCTGATGCTGGTCCGCAACCTCGGCTTCTTCGCCACGGCGGAGTCGCTGGTCGCGAACAACATCGTGCTCGCCGTGTACCGGCACCTGACGAACCCGGAGTGCCGGCAGTACCTGCTGCGGCAGTCGTTCGAGGAGGCCGTGCACACGCACACCTTCCAGTACGTCTGCGAGTCGCTCGGCCTGGACGAGGGCGAGCTGTTCAACGCCTACCGCCAGGTCCCGTCGATCACCGACAAGGACACCTGGGCACTGCGCTACACCCGGGCGCTGTCCGACCCGGACTTCGTCACCGGCACCACGGAGGCCGACCAGGCGTTCCTGCGCGACCTGGTCGCGTTCTACGTGGTGTTCGAGGGGATGTGGTTCTACACCGGGTTCGCCCAGATCCTGGCGCTGGGCCGGCGGAACAAGATGGTCGGCGTCGCCGAGCAGTACCAGTACATCCTGCGCGACGAGTCGATCCACCTGAACTTCGGCATCGACTGCATCAACCAGATCAAGATCGAGAACCCGCACCTGTGGACCGCGGAGTTCGTCGCCGAGATCCGGCAGATGCTGCACGAGGCGTGCGAGCTGGAGGTCGCCTACGCCCGGGACACCATGCCGCGCGGCATGCTGGGCCTGACCGCCGAGTCGTGCGAGCAGTACCTGCGGTTCATCACCGACCGCCGGGCCGAGCAGATCGGGCTGGCCCCGCTGTTCGGCGAGCCGGAGAACCCGTTCCCGTGGATGAGCGAGGCCATGGACCTGCGCAAGGAGAAGAACTTCTTCGAGACGCGGGTGACCGAGTACCGCACGGGCGGTTCGCTGGACTGGGACTGA
- a CDS encoding oligopeptide/dipeptide ABC transporter ATP-binding protein, whose protein sequence is MVLQARGLVRRFDVDTGGLRRTPLLAVDGVDLDLAAGETLGIVGESGSGKSTLATMLAGLLRPSSGTVAVHGRRLDGLRGRALRAVRREVQLVAQDPFDALDPRRTAEDAVREALDLRPEPPPRAQRPARVRELFDRVGLATTLTGRRPHELSGGQRQRVVLARALATGASVLVCDEPVSALDVSVQAQVINLLGELQRDLGVACVFVSHDLGVVSHVSDRIAVMYLGRLVETGPRDAVHDTPAHPYTAALLAAVPGSGSARGTRLPGEPPSPLQPPSGCPFHPRCVHARERCADDVPVPVDAVGAGPRGAACHFPLG, encoded by the coding sequence GTGGTCCTGCAGGCACGTGGCCTCGTCCGCCGGTTCGACGTGGACACCGGCGGGCTGCGCCGGACGCCGCTGCTGGCCGTCGACGGCGTCGACCTCGATCTCGCGGCCGGGGAGACCCTGGGCATCGTCGGGGAGTCCGGATCGGGCAAGTCGACGCTGGCGACGATGCTGGCCGGGCTGCTCCGGCCGTCCTCGGGCACGGTGGCGGTGCACGGCAGGCGGCTCGACGGCCTGCGCGGGCGGGCGCTGCGGGCCGTGCGGCGCGAGGTCCAGCTCGTCGCGCAGGACCCGTTCGACGCCCTCGACCCGCGCCGCACCGCGGAGGACGCGGTCCGCGAGGCGCTGGACCTGCGCCCGGAACCGCCGCCGCGGGCCCAACGCCCGGCCCGGGTCCGCGAGCTGTTCGACCGGGTCGGGCTGGCCACCACGCTGACCGGGCGCCGCCCGCACGAGCTGTCCGGCGGCCAGCGCCAGCGGGTGGTGCTGGCCCGTGCGCTGGCGACCGGCGCGTCGGTGCTGGTGTGCGACGAGCCGGTGTCCGCGCTCGACGTGTCGGTCCAGGCCCAGGTGATCAACCTGCTCGGTGAGCTGCAGCGGGACCTGGGGGTGGCCTGCGTGTTCGTCTCGCACGACCTCGGCGTGGTCTCCCACGTCAGTGACCGGATCGCGGTGATGTACCTGGGACGGCTGGTGGAGACCGGCCCGCGCGACGCCGTCCACGACACCCCGGCGCACCCGTACACCGCCGCCCTGCTCGCCGCGGTGCCGGGCTCGGGCTCGGCCCGCGGGACCCGGTTGCCGGGGGAGCCGCCGAGCCCGCTGCAGCCGCCGTCGGGGTGCCCGTTCCACCCGCGGTGCGTGCACGCCAGGGAGCGCTGCGCCGACGACGTCCCGGTGCCGGTCGACGCCGTCGGGGCCGGTCCGCGGGGCGCGGCCTGCCACTTCCCGCTCGGCTGA
- a CDS encoding ATP-binding protein: MPLLCHWRSTVAQFDGDEVRRRLMDTPALLERLRKLGVEPSDVEVKAASGGLPSSVTETISAFANGVGGTLLLGIDERAGFAPTADLDVSAIRDALAAACADRIEPPCRAPIEVEEVEGALVVRLDVPELDPVEKPCFVTARGEYGGSFIRGGDGDRRLSHYEVTQLLSNRGQPVHDRDTVEGATSTDLDDELVRALLARIQRRSPAFRTVDRERLLVRLGVLAPDAHGELRPTIAGLLCLGEYPQQFFPQLFVSFVVLPGRRMGEVAPDGRRFLDNATITGPFPTIVTDLVSAMIRNMRTGAIVTGFGREDRYDYPIAVVRELVVNALMHRDYSPAAQGSQIQVELYPDRLVVTGPGGLYGPITVADLGSEEHPSTSRNRTLAALLADVEIPGSRGETLCENRGSGLLSVLAELRRTGMSPPDFDVHPGRVTVTVPRHALLAPETITWIGSLGQTGLDDTQRLALAMMRTAGRVTNSMLRAWGIDRPAAGRALTDLVHRGLATRHGGRRYASYHLVDEGTEQLALQPQVVPAHDSSGGIEAELDAIVQAIQAGNTTTRALTGQLGLPQRTVARRLRTLIDRGRIEPTRPVHSRNQSYRLRSSQG; this comes from the coding sequence GTGCCACTACTCTGCCACTGGCGAAGTACTGTGGCACAGTTCGACGGGGACGAGGTCCGAAGGCGGCTCATGGACACACCGGCACTCCTGGAGCGGTTGCGGAAACTCGGCGTGGAACCGTCCGATGTCGAGGTCAAGGCCGCGAGTGGCGGGCTGCCGTCCTCCGTGACCGAGACGATCAGCGCCTTCGCGAACGGCGTCGGAGGAACACTCCTGCTGGGGATCGACGAGCGGGCGGGATTCGCCCCTACGGCGGACCTCGACGTGTCCGCGATCCGGGACGCGCTCGCCGCGGCGTGTGCCGACCGGATCGAGCCACCGTGCCGTGCCCCGATCGAGGTCGAGGAGGTCGAGGGCGCGCTCGTCGTCCGGTTGGACGTACCCGAACTGGACCCCGTCGAGAAGCCGTGTTTCGTCACCGCCCGCGGCGAATACGGCGGGTCGTTCATCCGTGGCGGTGACGGCGACCGTCGGCTCTCGCACTACGAGGTCACCCAGCTGCTGTCCAACCGCGGTCAACCCGTCCACGACCGGGACACGGTCGAGGGCGCGACGAGCACGGACCTCGACGACGAGCTCGTCAGGGCACTGCTGGCACGGATACAGCGACGATCACCGGCGTTCCGGACCGTCGACCGGGAACGTCTCCTGGTCCGGCTCGGTGTCCTGGCCCCCGACGCGCACGGTGAGCTCCGGCCGACGATCGCCGGCCTGCTGTGCCTGGGCGAGTACCCGCAGCAGTTCTTCCCCCAGCTGTTCGTCTCGTTCGTCGTGCTTCCCGGACGACGGATGGGAGAGGTGGCACCGGATGGTCGGCGCTTCCTCGACAACGCGACGATCACCGGCCCGTTCCCGACGATCGTCACCGACCTCGTGTCGGCCATGATCCGCAACATGCGTACCGGCGCGATCGTCACCGGCTTCGGCCGTGAGGACCGCTACGACTATCCGATCGCCGTCGTCCGGGAGCTGGTCGTCAACGCGCTCATGCACCGTGACTACAGCCCTGCTGCGCAGGGCAGCCAGATCCAGGTCGAGCTGTATCCCGACCGTCTCGTCGTGACCGGCCCAGGCGGGCTCTACGGTCCGATCACCGTCGCCGATCTCGGTTCCGAGGAGCATCCGTCGACGTCGAGGAATCGGACGCTCGCCGCATTGCTCGCCGACGTCGAGATCCCCGGCTCACGCGGCGAGACCCTGTGCGAGAACCGTGGCTCCGGCCTGCTCAGCGTCCTGGCCGAGCTGCGCCGCACCGGGATGAGCCCGCCGGACTTCGATGTACACCCGGGACGGGTGACGGTCACGGTGCCCCGGCACGCCCTGCTGGCCCCGGAGACGATCACGTGGATCGGTTCGCTCGGCCAGACCGGACTGGACGACACCCAGCGTCTCGCCCTGGCGATGATGCGCACCGCCGGGCGCGTGACCAACTCGATGCTCCGAGCCTGGGGGATCGACAGGCCGGCCGCCGGGCGTGCGCTCACCGATCTCGTCCACCGCGGCCTCGCCACGAGACACGGTGGTCGTCGCTATGCGAGCTACCACCTCGTCGACGAGGGCACGGAACAGTTGGCGCTGCAGCCACAGGTCGTCCCGGCGCACGACAGCAGCGGTGGAATCGAGGCGGAACTGGATGCGATCGTGCAGGCGATCCAGGCCGGGAACACCACCACCCGCGCGCTGACCGGACAGCTCGGGCTACCGCAGCGCACCGTCGCCCGCCGCCTGCGGACGCTCATCGACCGCGGACGCATCGAGCCGACCCGCCCTGTGCACAGCCGGAACCAGAGCTATCGCCTCCGGAGTTCACAGGGTTGA
- a CDS encoding DHA2 family efflux MFS transporter permease subunit — MSDGGTGAATTDRIDAPLVRAAFVLVLGTFMASLDATIVAVGVSTLSAEFGADPVEIQWVSTAYLLAVVTAVPTSGWLVDRFGGRRTWIAAVLCFVAASALCALAWSLPSLIVFRIVQGLAGGLLPPTGQAVLARLAGPRRIGRLIAIVGVVPLLSPVLGPLAGGAILGVASWPWLFYVNLPVGLAAAVLAVLCVPRDAAASRGTAFDVRGALLLSPGLAVFVLGLTEVERTGGALPGVPVCLAGLVMLGLFLWHGLRFRGTPLIDPRLFVRSPFGPAALALVILGLSVYGATFLLPLYLQSGRGLDAWATGLLLAPQGIGALAGSLLVNRLVDRIAPRNLVLAGIALVALGTVVFTQLDRDPADALVAVSLLVRGAGAALIGAPVMALVYRTMAKEMIPRAASALNLLNTLGGSVGTALVAVILQSRLGALGDGAAAAAFGQTFWWVLGFCLLALAGATRLPGVRPPR, encoded by the coding sequence ATGAGCGACGGGGGGACCGGGGCCGCGACCACCGACCGGATCGACGCGCCGCTGGTGCGGGCCGCGTTCGTGCTGGTGCTCGGGACGTTCATGGCCTCGCTGGACGCCACGATCGTCGCGGTCGGGGTGAGCACGCTGTCCGCGGAGTTCGGCGCCGACCCGGTCGAGATCCAGTGGGTGAGCACCGCCTACCTGCTCGCGGTGGTCACGGCCGTCCCCACCTCGGGGTGGCTGGTCGACCGGTTCGGCGGGCGCCGCACCTGGATCGCGGCGGTGCTCTGCTTCGTCGCGGCGTCCGCGCTGTGCGCGCTGGCCTGGTCGCTGCCGTCGCTGATCGTCTTCCGGATCGTGCAGGGGCTGGCCGGCGGGCTGCTGCCACCGACCGGGCAGGCGGTGCTGGCCCGGCTCGCCGGGCCGCGGCGGATCGGCCGGTTGATCGCGATCGTCGGTGTCGTCCCGCTGCTGTCGCCGGTCCTCGGACCGCTCGCCGGGGGCGCGATCCTCGGCGTCGCGAGCTGGCCGTGGTTGTTCTACGTCAACCTGCCGGTCGGGCTCGCCGCCGCCGTGCTGGCCGTGCTGTGCGTTCCGCGGGACGCGGCGGCGTCCCGCGGGACGGCGTTCGACGTCCGCGGGGCGCTGCTGCTCTCGCCCGGCCTCGCGGTGTTCGTGCTCGGCCTCACCGAGGTGGAGCGCACCGGCGGCGCGCTGCCCGGCGTCCCGGTCTGCCTGGCCGGACTGGTGATGCTCGGCCTGTTCCTGTGGCACGGCCTGCGGTTCCGCGGGACGCCGCTGATCGACCCGCGGCTGTTCGTGCGCAGCCCGTTCGGCCCGGCGGCGCTCGCGCTGGTGATCCTGGGCCTGTCGGTGTACGGCGCGACCTTCCTGCTCCCGCTCTACCTGCAGTCCGGCCGCGGGCTCGACGCCTGGGCGACCGGCCTGCTGCTCGCTCCGCAGGGGATCGGAGCGCTCGCCGGCTCGTTGCTGGTCAACCGGCTGGTGGACCGGATCGCGCCGCGGAACCTGGTGCTCGCCGGGATCGCACTCGTCGCGCTGGGGACGGTGGTGTTCACCCAGCTCGACCGGGACCCGGCGGACGCGCTCGTCGCCGTCTCGCTGCTGGTCCGCGGCGCCGGTGCCGCGCTGATCGGTGCCCCGGTGATGGCCCTGGTCTACCGGACGATGGCGAAGGAGATGATCCCGCGCGCGGCGAGCGCGCTGAACCTGCTGAACACCCTGGGCGGCTCGGTCGGTACCGCACTGGTCGCGGTGATCCTGCAGTCCCGGCTGGGCGCACTCGGCGACGGTGCGGCCGCGGCCGCGTTCGGCCAGACGTTCTGGTGGGTCCTGGGCTTCTGCCTGCTCGCCCTGGCCGGCGCGACCCGGCTCCCCGGCGTGCGCCCGCCCCGGTAG
- a CDS encoding ribonucleoside-diphosphate reductase subunit alpha yields MTASTAPPVSPGGSAGTADPAALRVIRRDGGETAFDASKISVAATKAFLAVEGDSGATSSRLHHLVGELTSQVVAALARHPVPAVHVEQIQDQVELALMRGGHHKVARSYVLYREQQARARSGSGGEAAAGDGPVVHVTQPDGTRAPLDRLRVETVLAEALQGIDGDVAAGPVLAELDRTVYDGITADELSQALVMAARTLVEREPDYSLVASRLLMDRLRTEAVSHLSGTRRTPDAAGMADGYAAYTRDYLTHAIAIGLVDPELATFDLDRVTAALRPERDLQIGFLGLQTLYDRYFLHERGTRFELPQAFFLRVAMGLAVREVDREARAIEFYELLSSFDFMASTPTLFNSGTTRPQLSSCFLTTVDDDLDSIFGGYRNNALLAKYSGGLGNDWTPVRGLGAHIRGTNGVSQGVVPFLKIAGDTAVAVNQGGKRKGAACAYLETWHVDIEEFLDLRKNTGDDRRRTHDMNTANWVPDEFLRRVQADADWTLFSPDEVPDLHDLYGNEFAQRYRAYEAAAGRGELRVHRTVRAVDLWRRMLTMLFETGHPWITFKDPCNLRSPQQHAGVVHSSNLCTEITLNTRAGGDGRGEVAVCNLGSVNLAAHVTPDGLDAAKLRRTVSTAVRMLDNVVDINFYTIPEARRSNLRHRPVGLGMMGFSDALFVQRIAPASEAAVEFADRSAELLSYHAIAASSDLAAERGRYASYDGSLWSRGILPIDSLALLAQAREAGELEIDRSTTLDWDALRETVRRQGMRNSNVLAIAPTATISNICGVAQSIEPIHLNLYVKSNMSGDFTVVNPHLVRDLKERGLWDEVMVSDLKYFDGSLAEIDRVPDDLKELYATAFEIEPRWLVAAASRRQKWLDQAQSLNLYLAGPSGRKLDELYRLAWRSGLKTTYYLRTRAATSVEKSTLKGTDGQLTGVPSGSPGPSAAATAGSAAVAPSVTGPAAGSPAAVVPAGATVPATTPENADPGRGTGSTAVDGTELDLNPANACSIDDPDCEACQ; encoded by the coding sequence GTGACCGCATCCACCGCTCCCCCCGTCTCCCCCGGCGGCTCCGCCGGCACCGCCGATCCGGCCGCCCTGCGGGTGATCCGGCGCGACGGCGGCGAGACCGCGTTCGACGCCTCGAAGATCTCGGTGGCCGCGACCAAGGCGTTCCTCGCCGTCGAGGGTGACTCCGGGGCGACGTCGTCGCGACTGCACCACCTGGTCGGCGAGCTGACCTCCCAGGTCGTCGCGGCGCTGGCGCGGCACCCGGTGCCGGCCGTGCACGTCGAGCAGATCCAGGACCAGGTCGAGCTGGCGCTGATGCGCGGCGGGCACCACAAGGTCGCCCGGTCCTATGTGCTCTACCGCGAGCAGCAGGCCAGGGCCCGGTCCGGCAGCGGTGGGGAAGCCGCTGCCGGCGACGGCCCGGTCGTGCACGTCACCCAGCCGGACGGCACCCGGGCCCCGCTGGACCGGCTCCGGGTCGAGACCGTGCTGGCCGAGGCCCTGCAGGGGATCGACGGTGACGTCGCGGCCGGGCCGGTGCTCGCCGAGCTGGACCGCACCGTCTACGACGGCATCACCGCCGACGAGCTGTCCCAGGCGCTGGTCATGGCCGCGCGCACGCTCGTCGAGCGGGAGCCGGACTACTCGCTCGTCGCGTCCCGGCTGCTGATGGACCGGCTGCGCACCGAGGCCGTCTCGCACCTGTCCGGCACCCGGCGGACCCCCGACGCGGCCGGCATGGCCGACGGCTACGCCGCCTACACCAGGGACTACCTGACGCACGCGATCGCGATCGGGCTGGTCGATCCCGAGCTGGCGACCTTCGACCTGGACCGGGTCACCGCGGCGCTGCGCCCGGAGCGCGACCTGCAGATCGGCTTCCTCGGGCTGCAGACGCTCTACGACCGGTACTTCCTGCACGAGCGCGGCACCCGGTTCGAGCTGCCGCAGGCGTTCTTCCTGCGGGTCGCGATGGGGCTGGCGGTCCGCGAGGTGGACCGCGAGGCCCGGGCGATCGAGTTCTACGAGCTGCTGTCGAGCTTCGACTTCATGGCCTCGACGCCGACGCTGTTCAACTCCGGCACCACCCGGCCGCAGCTGTCGTCGTGCTTCCTCACCACCGTCGACGACGACCTCGACTCGATCTTCGGCGGGTACCGCAACAACGCGCTGCTGGCGAAGTACTCCGGTGGGCTCGGCAACGACTGGACGCCGGTCCGCGGTCTCGGCGCGCACATCCGCGGCACCAACGGGGTCTCCCAGGGCGTCGTGCCGTTCCTCAAGATCGCCGGGGACACCGCGGTCGCGGTGAACCAGGGCGGCAAGCGCAAGGGCGCGGCGTGCGCCTACCTGGAGACCTGGCACGTCGACATCGAGGAGTTCCTCGACCTGCGCAAGAACACCGGTGACGACCGCCGGCGCACCCACGACATGAACACGGCGAACTGGGTGCCCGACGAGTTCCTGCGCCGGGTGCAGGCCGACGCCGACTGGACGCTGTTCTCCCCGGACGAGGTCCCCGACCTGCACGACCTCTACGGCAACGAGTTCGCCCAGCGGTACCGGGCCTACGAGGCGGCCGCCGGGCGCGGCGAGCTGCGGGTGCACCGCACGGTCCGGGCGGTCGACCTGTGGCGCCGGATGCTGACGATGCTGTTCGAGACCGGGCACCCGTGGATCACCTTCAAGGACCCGTGCAACCTGCGCAGCCCGCAGCAGCACGCGGGCGTCGTGCACTCGTCGAACCTGTGCACCGAGATCACCCTGAACACCCGGGCCGGCGGCGACGGCCGGGGCGAGGTCGCGGTCTGCAACCTCGGCTCGGTCAACCTCGCCGCGCACGTCACCCCGGACGGCCTCGACGCCGCGAAGCTGCGCCGCACGGTGAGCACGGCGGTCCGGATGCTGGACAACGTCGTGGACATCAACTTCTACACGATCCCCGAGGCCCGGCGGTCCAACCTGCGCCACCGCCCGGTCGGGCTGGGCATGATGGGCTTCTCCGACGCGCTGTTCGTCCAGCGCATCGCCCCGGCGAGCGAGGCGGCCGTCGAGTTCGCCGACCGCAGCGCCGAGCTGCTGAGCTACCACGCGATCGCGGCGTCGTCGGACCTGGCCGCCGAGCGCGGCCGCTACGCCAGCTACGACGGCTCGCTGTGGAGCCGCGGCATCCTGCCGATCGACTCGCTGGCCCTGCTCGCGCAGGCCCGCGAGGCCGGTGAGCTGGAGATCGACCGGTCCACCACGCTGGACTGGGACGCGCTGCGCGAGACGGTGCGGCGCCAGGGCATGCGCAACTCCAACGTGCTGGCCATCGCACCGACGGCGACGATCTCCAACATCTGCGGGGTCGCCCAGTCGATCGAGCCGATCCACCTGAACCTCTACGTGAAGTCGAACATGTCCGGCGACTTCACCGTCGTCAACCCGCACCTGGTCCGTGACCTCAAGGAACGCGGGCTGTGGGACGAGGTGATGGTGTCGGACCTGAAGTACTTCGACGGCTCGCTCGCCGAGATCGACCGGGTCCCCGACGACCTGAAGGAGCTGTACGCGACCGCGTTCGAGATCGAGCCGCGCTGGCTCGTCGCGGCGGCCTCGCGCCGGCAGAAGTGGCTCGACCAGGCCCAGTCGCTGAACCTCTACCTGGCGGGCCCGAGCGGCCGCAAGCTCGACGAGCTGTACCGGCTGGCCTGGCGCAGCGGCCTGAAGACCACCTACTACCTGCGGACCCGCGCGGCGACGTCGGTGGAGAAGTCCACCCTCAAGGGCACCGACGGCCAGCTCACCGGGGTGCCCAGCGGCTCCCCCGGCCCCTCGGCCGCGGCCACCGCCGGATCGGCGGCGGTCGCACCGTCCGTCACCGGTCCCGCAGCGGGGTCCCCGGCCGCGGTCGTCCCGGCGGGCGCGACGGTCCCCGCCACCACCCCGGAGAACGCGGATCCCGGCCGCGGAACCGGCTCCACCGCCGTCGACGGCACGGAGCTCGACCTGAACCCGGCGAACGCCTGCTCGATCGACGACCCCGACTGCGAGGCCTGCCAGTGA
- a CDS encoding ABC transporter ATP-binding protein, which translates to MNAGWGQAAPEPPSTTGAAHVGDLRIAFPGQPPVVDGVGLTVHSGRVTALIGQSGSGKTLTARALAGLLPADASVTGRIELNGRVLLNSEAGLRWYPPRWNRVRGREIGMVFQNALSALNPVLTVGRQVGDVVRRHDPGLRRHEVRERAIELLARAGMPDPVRRARSHPLELSGGMRQRAVIAVALAARPRLLVADEPTTALDTTVAAQILDLLGELGTEGTGGLLLITHDIGVVADRADDVVVLYQGRVVERGPAERVLDSPEHPYTRALLAAVPRPEHRGGPLPTLADFIGGTS; encoded by the coding sequence GTGAACGCGGGCTGGGGCCAGGCCGCCCCCGAACCGCCGTCGACGACCGGGGCCGCGCACGTCGGCGACCTGCGCATCGCGTTCCCCGGGCAGCCCCCGGTGGTCGACGGCGTCGGGCTCACCGTGCACTCCGGCCGGGTGACCGCGCTGATCGGGCAGAGCGGCTCGGGCAAGACCCTGACCGCGCGGGCGCTGGCCGGGCTGCTCCCGGCCGACGCGTCGGTCACCGGGCGGATCGAGCTGAACGGCCGGGTCCTGCTGAACTCCGAGGCCGGGCTGCGCTGGTACCCGCCCCGCTGGAACCGGGTCCGCGGGCGCGAGATCGGCATGGTCTTCCAGAACGCGCTGTCCGCGCTGAACCCGGTGCTGACGGTCGGGCGGCAGGTGGGCGACGTCGTCCGGCGGCACGATCCGGGCCTGCGCCGGCACGAGGTGCGCGAGCGCGCGATCGAGCTGCTGGCCCGGGCCGGGATGCCGGACCCGGTGCGCCGGGCCCGCAGCCATCCGCTGGAGCTGTCCGGCGGGATGCGGCAACGGGCGGTGATCGCGGTGGCGCTGGCCGCGCGGCCCCGGCTGCTGGTCGCCGACGAGCCGACGACGGCGCTGGACACCACGGTCGCCGCGCAGATCCTCGACCTGCTCGGCGAGCTGGGCACCGAGGGCACCGGCGGGTTGCTGCTGATCACCCACGACATCGGGGTGGTCGCCGACCGGGCCGACGACGTCGTCGTGCTCTACCAGGGCCGGGTGGTCGAGCGCGGCCCGGCGGAGCGGGTGCTCGACTCGCCGGAGCACCCCTACACCCGCGCCCTGCTGGCCGCGGTGCCGCGCCCGGAGCACCGCGGCGGTCCGCTGCCCACGCTCGCCGACTTCATCGGGGGTACCTCGTGA